Proteins from one Penicillium digitatum chromosome 2, complete sequence genomic window:
- a CDS encoding Conidial pigment biosynthesis oxidase Abr1/brown 1: MAKLSLFALATWVGLAAAKDVYLNWTLTWVNASPDGFERPVIGINGQWPCPQIDVNVGDQLIVDVYNGLGNESTAIHWHGMHQFSTGVMDGAVGVTQCPLPPGKHMQYHFDVNQAGTYWYHSHNAGQYPDGLRGALIVHDPRPPFSYDDEFTLTLSDWYHREMPDLLSSAEVAQGAEPLPDSALINDSTNTKIKVLPNKTYLVHIICIGNWPGHFWVIDGHEMTVVEVDGVYTEPYPAGDKFLRVATGQRMSVLIKTKADASKNFAIWDTMDVNMMFVFENKTIPENYNPNATAWLVYDEAKPLPEPPIINHIDFQEDFVDDVTFVPADHEPLLEPVDHQIVLETGGALVDGVPRFTVNNKTYIGPKVPSLYTANTVGLEFSSNPDVYGQVNPFVVKHNEIVEIVINNHHNNLHPWHLHGHQFQVLQRTPVDGGYYTGLSSNVSATPIRRDTIMVQNHGHTVIRFRADNPGVWMLHCHIEWHVESGLMATIIEAPETFPNTVHAPPKSHYDACAAYPEPVSGNAAGNDGLDLTGLDTVPTAGSHGALYTTTQGTQTPAMAHPSQQSPQAAVAESQPQTPQPESVLAAPRPSDNPANLQGYWPDSHTGETNISVDSPGKSHDHHVTIHEESIKGPGLNQDSYSGYVIDGDKKYPIPDDGADVWDEVQN, translated from the exons ATGGCCAAGTTGAGTCTGTTTGCCCTGGCCACTTGGGTTGGCCTAGCGGCAGCGAAGGATGTCTACCTAAACTGGACCCTCACCTGGGTTAATGCTTCACCCGACGGATTTGAGCGGCCGGTCATTGGTATAAATGGCCAATGGCCCTGTCCGCAGATTGATGTGAACGTGGGCGACCAACTGATCGTGGATGTCTACAACGGTCTTGGAAATGAGTCTACGGCTATCCATTGGCACGGCATGCACCAGTTTAGCACTGGTGTTATGGATGGTGCGGTTGGAGTCACCCAATGTCCACTACCCCCCGGCAAACACATGCAGTATCACTTCGAT GTCAACCAAGCCGGAACATACTGGTATCACTCACATAACGCGGGCCAGTACCCCGATGGACTTCGTGGGGCTTTGATTGTGCACGACCCCAGGCCACCTTTTTCCTATGATGATGAGTTCACACTTACTCTGAGTGACTGGTACCACCGGGAGATGCCAGATTTGCTCAGCTCGGCCGAAGTGGCCCAAGGCGCTGAGCCCCTCCCTGACTCGGCCTTGATCAACGACTCAACCAATACAAAAATCAAGGTTCTTCCTAATAAGACGTACCTGGTTCACATCATATGCATTGGAAACTGGCCTGGCCACTTCTGGGTTATCGATGGCCACGAGATGACTGTCGTGGAGGTTGATGGCGTTTACACTGAACCATACCCTGCCGGAGACAAGTTCCTGCGTGTCGCAACTGGCCAGCGTATGAGTGTCTTGATCAAGACCAAGGCTGACGCGAGTAAGAACTTTGCGATCTGGGATACCATGGATGTGAACATGATGTTTGTCTTCGAAAACAAAACCATCCCGGAAAACTACAACCCCAATGCGACTGCCTGGTTGGTTTACGACGAGGCCAAGCCCCTGCCTGAGCCTCCCATCATCAATCACATCGATTTCCAAGAAGACTTTGTGGATGATGTCACTTTTGTGCCAGCCGATCACGAGCCCTTGCTCGAGCCCGTGGACCACCAGATCGTCTTGGAGACCGGCGGTGCGTTAGTCGACGGTGTGCCGCGCTTTACTGTCAACAACAAGACCTATATAGGCCCTAAGGTGCCATCTCTATACACTGCTAATACCGTCGGTCTTGAGTTTTCCTCTAATCCTGACGTGTATGGTCAAGTAAACCCCTTCGTTGTCAAGCACAACGAGATCGTCGAAATCGTGATCAACAACCACCACAACAACCTTCACCCATGGCACTTGCACGGACACCAGTTCCAGGTTCTGCAGCGTACCCCAGTGGATGGCGGCTACTACACTGGTCTCTCGAGCAACGTCTCCGCGACTCCAATCAGACGGGACACTATCATGGTCCAGAATCATGGCCACACCGTCATCCGTTTCCGCGCCGACAACCCCGGTGTCTGGATGCTACACTGCCACATCGAGTGGCACGTCGAGTCTGGTCTGATGGCTACCATTATCGAGGCTCCCGAGACCTTCCCGAACACCGTGCATGCTCCCCCGAAGAGCCACTACGACGCGTGTGCTGCCTATCCGGAACCCGTGAGTGGCAATGCCGCTGGCAACGATGGTCTTGACTTGACCGGACTTGACACTGTGCCCACCGCCGGTAGCCACGGAGCTCTGTATACCACCACCCAGGGCACTCAAACCCCTGCTATGGCGCATCCGTCTCAGCAATCGCCACAAGCGGCGGTGGCCGAGTCACAGCCCCAGACTCCCCAGCCCGAGTCCGTGCTGGCAGCACCCCGTCCTAGCGACAACCCCGCCAACCTCCAGGGTTACTGGCCCGACTCTCACACGGGCGAGACCAATATCTCCGTCGACAGCCCCGGCAAGTCGCATGATCATCACGTTACCATCCACGAGGAGTCGATCAAAGGCCCGGGGCTGAACCAGGATTCTTACAGTGGCTATGTTATCGATGGCGACAAGAAATATCCCATTCCAGACGATGG TGCTGATGTTTGGGATGAAGTCCAGAATTGA
- a CDS encoding ACT domain-containing protein: protein MDQSMTLIDAQVHFLEECVVLVHIPLELYPYFLKSVIGLIFDEIPPLENEKDEKDDALDNFENASEYDSAYNPPAFMNVSITPVEVSVMCPRRLVNKYFVPVMEKLDHLDVSLRSRLIVSENDYIAMQVLGEGLEAGQRVLELTSPLALAGIPIFFISTYFSDYIVVPKQDKASMISALEKRGFQFNNTSAASTTSPLSPTTERRLSDLIPPETPPPSTLGELQAHTFDNLRRHQITPSVDDSLRLVQCAAHHEYHSQESSMSILRDALTTVLLVDEPRFLSLTLAALDPAASLLLEKRLLPRFARPSTSSAGTRIYEDGSGLLLGSKEDHLVPITLDLRDLPLEASGIVCGLAGRLAAAATLPLSSHAAPAGGCASSVVGSVSGLFDSFGARLAALSIDKTSTPAPAHGLQPLAHSTHHLRPDVDVADAVEISFLSTARAGTIIVGEDELRRAIDALEEEKIQSPRLDGIGFESKTPPDSPQ, encoded by the exons ATGGATCAATCCATGACTCTCATCGATGCACAAGTGCACTTCCTA GAGGAATGTGTTGTCCTGGTGCACATCCCATTGGAGTTGTACCCCTACTTTTTAAAATCTGTGATAGGACTCATTTTTGATGAAATTCCACCACTGGAAAACGAGAAAGATGAGAAAGATGATGCATTGGATAATTTCGAAAATGCCTCTGAGTATGACTCGGCGTACAACCCACCTGCATTCATGAACGTCTCCATCACTCCTGTCGAAGTCTCTGTCATGTGTCCTAGACGCCTGGTCAACAAATACTTCGTCCCTGTCATGGAAAAGCTCGACCATTTGGATGTTTCACTCCGATCGCGTCTGATCGTGAGTGAGAACGATTATATCGCCATGCAAGTCCTCGGTGAAGGCCTCGAAGCCGGCCAACGAGTATTGGAATTAACCAGTCCGCTCGCCCTGGCAGGCAT CcccatcttcttcatctccacCTACTTCTCCGACTACATCGTAGTCCCAAAACAAGACAAAGCAAGCATGATATCCGCCCTAGAAAAAAGAGGCTTTCAATTCAACAACACCTCGGCAGCCTCTACCACCAGCCCACTCAGCCCAACCACCGAAAGAAGACTCAGTGACCTCATCCCACCAGAAACACCCCCACCCTCAACCCTGGGCGAACTCCAAGCCCATACCTTCGACAACCTCCGCAGACATCAAATCACCCCATCCGTAGATGACTCCCTCCGTCTAGTTCAATGCGCTGCCCATCACGAATACCACAGCCAGGAATCCTCAATGTCCATCCTCCGCGATGCCCTAACAACAGTCCTCCTAGTCGACGAGCCCCGCTTCCTCTCCCTGACCCTCGCAGCCCTCGACCCAGCAGCCTCCCTCCTGCTGGAGAAGCGTCTCCTCCCCCGCTTCGCCCGCCCATCAACTTCCTCCGCAGGGACCCGCATCTACGAAGACGGCTCCGGTCTCCTCTTAGGCTCAAAGGAAGATCACCTAGTCCCCATCACCCTAGATCTCCGCGACCTGCCCCTCGAGGCCTCCGGTATCGTCTGCGGCCTTGCAGGCCGTCTTGCGGCCGCAGCTACCCTCCCGCTCTCGTCGCATGCAGCCCCTGCCGGCGGTTGTGCGAGCAGCGTCGTCGGCTCCGTGTCTGGGTTGTTTGATTCTTTCGGTGCACGTCTAGCCGCTCTCTCTATTGATAAAACTTCTACCCCCGCCCCCGCTCATGGATTGCAGCCCTTGGCCCACTCGACACATCATCTGCGGCCTGATGTGGATGTCGCGGATGCGGTAGAAATTAGTTTCTTGAGTACGGCGCGCGCCGGCACGATCATTGTTGGTGAGGATGAACTTAGGAGGGCTATTGATGCTCTTGAGGAGGAGAAAATTCAATCACCTAGGCTTGATGGTATTGGGTTCGAGTCGAAGACACCGCCTGATAGTCCGCAGTAG
- a CDS encoding WD40/YVTN repeat-like-containing domain has translation MPRTIFPTRHIHTLKTHNGPVNAVTFSSSGGTYVLTGSSDRAVHLSRAVPNNSNSPATVETTTPIQKYEAHGYSVLDIAVAADNARFASVGGDRQVFLWDVEQGTTTKRWSGHNSRVEAVQFAGDGDSVVVTGSADTTINLWDTRSSSYKPIQTLTEATDTVSTLHVHMGSYSIASGSYDGHARVYDVRTGKTTVDVLAHPVTSVRCSSDGNALLASTLDGYIRLLDRMDGKLLNAFGGENTVANGIGKPQHSYRNAELRVRSGFAMGDAVVLSGSEQGTAGAAAFAWDVVKGEVIAAVPVGEKIKAVSCVAWNESVGDWAAGCSDGTVRVYG, from the exons ATGCCCCGGACAATATTCCCAACCAGACATATCCACACTCTTAAAACACACAATG GTCCTGTCAACGCGGTGACCTTCTCAAGCTCCGGCGGCACCTATGTCCTCACAGGATCCTCAGATCGAGCAGTCCACCTTTCGCGCGCAGTTCCAAACAACTCCAATAGCCCAGCCACAGTCGAGACCACGACCCCTATCCAAAAATACGAAGCGCATGGCTACTCCGTCCTCGACATCGCCGTCGCAGCGGACAACGCGCGCTTCGCCAGCGTAGGAGGCGATCGCCAAGTCTTCCTCTGGGATGTCGAGCAAGGCACCACGACAAAACGATGGTCAGGCCACAACAGCCGAGTCGAAGCCGTGCAATTTGCCGGCGATGGTGACTCCGTCGTAGTAACTG GCAGCGCAGACACAACAATCAACCTTTGGGATACCCGCTCCTCAAGCTACAAACCCATCCAAACCCTCACCGAAGCAACCGACACAGTCTCAACCCTACACGTGCACATGGGATCCTACTCGATAGCGAGCGGCAGCTACGACGGCCACGCCCGGGTTTACGACGTTCGCACAGGCAAGACGACCGTTGACGTCCTCGCGCACCCGGTGACAAGCGTGCGCTGCTCGAGCGATGGGAACGCGCTGCTGGCTTCGACGCTAGATGGGTATATCCGGCTGCTGGACCGGATGGATGGGAAGCTTCTTAATGCGTTTGGGGGGGAGAATACCGTGGCGAATGGGATAGGGAAGCCGCAGCATTCATATCGGAATGCGGAGCTGCGGGTGCGTTCTGGATTTGCAATGGGGGATGCGGTTGTGTTGAGTGGTAGTGAGCAGGGGACGGCTGGGGCAGCAGCGTTTGCTTGGGATGTTGTTAAGGGGGAGGTTATTGCTGCTGTGCCTGTTGGggagaagatcaaggctGTTAGTTGTGTGGCATGGAATGAGAGTGTTGGGGATTGGGCTGCTGGGTGCTCGGATG GTACTGTTAGAGTCTACGGATGA
- a CDS encoding Septin: MSTSETATPIGIANLPNQRHKIVAKRGAAFTIMVAGESGLGKTTFINTLFSTTIKNYADHKRRHQKQVDRTVEIEITKAELEEKFFKVRLTVIDTPGFGDYVNNRDSWQPIIEFLDDQHESYMLQEQQPRRTDKIDMRVHACLYFIRPTGHTLKPLDIEVMKRLSSRVNLIPVVAKADTLSHADLVRYKDRIRAVIEAQGIKIYTPPIEEDDEHAASHARSLMAAMPFSVIGSEKDVKANDGRVVKGRQYSWGVAEVENEDHCDFKKLRSILIRTHMLDLIHTTEELHYEAYRAQQMETRKFGEARPRKLDNPKFKEEEETLRKRFTEQVKVEEQRFRQWEQKLISERDRLNKDLEATHAAIKSLEQEIEGLQGSVTRSHGRR, encoded by the exons ATGTCAACCTCAGAGACCGCCACGCCGATTGGCATTGCCAAC CTTCCCAACCAGCG TCACAAGATTGTCGCGAAGCGGGGTGCAGCCTTCACTATTATG GTTGCTGGAGAGTCGGGATTGGGAAAGACAACATTCATCAACACCCTTTTCTCTACCACCATTAAGAACTATGCCGATCACAAGCGCCGCCACCAGAAGCAGGTCGACCGAACCGTGGAGATTGAGATTACCAAGGCTGAGCTCGAGGAGAAGTTCTTCAAAG TCCGCCTCACCGTCATTGATACCCCTGGCTTCGGAGACTATGTGAACAACCGTGATTCATGGCAACCCATTATCGAGTTCCTGGATGACCAGCATGAGTCGTACATGCTCCAGGAGCAGCAGCCCCGCCGAACCGACAAGATCGACATGCGTGTTCACGCCTGTTTGTACTTCATCCGCCCCACCGGACACACCCTGAAGCCTCTCGATATCGAGGTGATGAAGCGCCTGAGCTCCCGCGTCAACCTGATCCCTGTGGTTGCCAAAGCCGATACCCTGAGCCACGCGGATCTGGTGCGCTACAAGGATAGA ATCCGCGCTGTGATTGAGGCCCAAGGCATCAAGATTTACACCCCACCCATCGAAGAGGACGACGAGCACGCTGCTTCCCACGCCCGCAGCCTTATGGCTGCCATGCCTTTCTCCGTTATCGGTTCCGAGAAGGACGTCAAGGCCAACGATGGTCGTGTTGTCAAGGGCCGTCAGTACTCTTGGGGTGTCGCCGAAGTGGAGAACGAGGATCACTGCGACTTCAAGAAGCTCCGCTCGATCCTGATCCGCACCCACATGCTCGATCTTATTCACACCACGGAAGAATTGCACTACGAGGCGTACCGTGCCCAGCAGATGGAGACCCGCAAGTTTGGCGAGGCCCGGCCACGCAAACTCGACAACCCCAAGTtcaaggaggaagaggaaacTTTGCGCAAGCGCTTCACCGAGCAGGTCAAGGTCGAGGAACAGCGTTTCCGCCAGTGGGAGCAGAAGCTCATCTCAGAGCGCGACCGTCTCAACAAGGATCTCGAGGCCACTCATGCAGC CATCAAATCCCTCGAGCAGGAGATCGAAGGTCTGCAGGGTTCCGTCACCCGCAGCCATGGACGTCGTTAA
- a CDS encoding Small-subunit processome, Utp12 yields MKTDFKFSNLLGTVYRKGNLLFTPDGTCLLSPVGNRVSVFDLVQNTSYTLPFSHRTNIDRLDLSPKGNLLLTVDENGRAILTNFQRRIAIHHFSFKGRVSALKFSPSGRHFAVGVGRRLQIWQTPSTPGTETNGEIEFAPFVLHRDLAAHFDNIESVEWSSDSRFLLTAAKDLTARVWSMDPEEGFEPTTLAGHRQGVVAAYFNATQEVIYTVSQDGALFRWEYVTKKDEETMEDISDARWRIVKKDFFMQTDAKVNCAAFHAPTNLLVVGFSNGLFGLYDLPEFNMIHQLSVSQSNIDVVTINKSGEWLAFGSSKHGQLLVWEWQSESYILKQQGHLDSMNALAYSPDGQRIVTAADDGKIKVWDVKSGFCIVTFTEHTSGVTACQFAKKGSVLFTASLDGSIRAWDLIRYRNFRTFTAPSRLSFSSLAVDPSGEVICAGSPDSFDIHVWSVQTGQLLDQLSGHEGPVSSLAFAADGNHLVSGSWDHTVRIWSIFGRSQTSEPLQLMSDILSVAFRPDGQQVAASTLDGQLSFWSVEDAVQQGGVDGRHDVSGGRRVADRRTAANAAGTKSFNRITYSADGSCILAGGNSKYICLYDVGTGSLIKKFTVSVNTSIDGTQEFLSSRDMTEAGPRALIDETGEASDHDDRVDSTLPGARRGDAGARTTRPEVRVTSVDFAPTGRAFCAASTEGLLVYSLDTDFIFDPYDLDITITPSSIIATLDAAKAAAKSDSVDEENTFLKALIMAFRLNEQKLLRVVYEAIPPSDIPHVVRSVPSVYLPRLLRFVAHAAEETPHLEFNLMWIESLFSSHGRYFKDNTGLFATELRAVQRAVDDIRENLKRLTEKNLYDLNYLLSKPVLGNKKTSTALLAMETEDAEIPDDQMVDADEGEGDWVGFE; encoded by the exons ATGAAGACAGACTTCAAG TTCTCCAACCTTTTGGGGACGGTGTATCGCAAAGGAAATCTTCTCTTTACTCCCGATGGCACATGCTTGCTTTCGCCAGTAGGCAATCGAGTCTCGGTCTTTGATTTGGTACA AAATACTTCCTATACACTGCCTTTTTCGCACCGTACAAATATCGATCGTCTCGATCTCTCGCCCAAGGGTAACCTTCTGTTGACCGTGGACGAAAATGGTCGCGCAATTTTGACCAACTTCCAACGGCGCATCGCCATCCACCATTTTTCCTTCAAAGGACGAGTGTCCGCACTCAAATTCTCCCCGTCCGGCCGACATTTCGCCGTTGGCGTAGGAAGACGCCTGCAGATCTGGCAGACACCCTCTACCCCCGGCACCGAAACCAATGGCGAGATTGAATTCGCCCCCTTTGTTCTACACCGGGATCTTGCTGCCCACTTTGACAACATTGAAAGTGTCGAATGGTCCAGCGATTCGCGCTTCTTGCTCACTGCCGCCAAGGATTTGACGGCGCGAGTTTGGAGCATGGATCCGGAAGAAGGTTTCGAGCCAACCACTCTAGCGGGACACAGACAGGGCGTGGTGGCCGCCTATTTCAATGCGACACAAGAAGTG ATTTACACTGTCAGCCAAGACGGCGCACTCTTCCGCTGGGAGTATGTCACGAAAAAAGATGAGGAAACAATGGAAGATATCTCCGATGCCCGATGGAGGATCGTCAAGAAGGATTTCTTCATGCAGACTGACGCCAAGGTCAACTGTGCTGCGTTCCATGCGCCGACAAACCTTCTGGTGGTCGGGTTTTCCAACGGTCTATTCGGACTCTACGACCTGCCGGAGTTCAACATGATCCATCAATTGAG TGTCTCCCAGAGCAATATCGATGTTGTGACAATCAACAAATCAGGCGAGTGGCTGGCATTTGGATCATCTAAGCACGGTCAGTTGCTGGTGTGGGAATGGCAGTCAGAGTCATATATTCTTAAACAACAAGGGCACCTTGATTCTATGAACGCCCTCGCATATTCACCGGATGGCCAAAGAATTGTCACGGCTGCCGATGACGGTAAAATCAAGGTTTGGGATGTCAAATCAGGCTTCTGCATTGTCACTTTTACGGAACACACCAGTGGAGTGACAGCATGTCAGTTTGCGAAGAAGGGAAGTGTGTTGTTCACAGCATCTTTGGACGGTTCCATTCGTGCATGGGATCTTATTCGCTACCGTAACTTCCGAACCTTCACAGCGCCATCCCGTCTGTCATTCTCCTCGTTGGCCGTGGACCCCAGTGGAGAAGTGATCTGTGCCGGTTCACCGGATTCCTTCGATATCCACGTATGGTCCGTACAGACCGGTCAATTGCTTGACCAGCTCTCTGGCCACGAGGGTCCAGTTTCCAGCCTTGCTTTCGCTGCCGATGGCAACCACCTTGTCAGTGGAAGTTGGGACCACACAGTTCGCATTTGGAGCATCTTCGGCCGGTCACAGACCAGTGAACCTCTCCAGCTCATGTCCGACATTCTCAGTGTGGCTTTCCGCCCAGATGGACAACAAGTGGCCGCATCTACCCTAGACGGTCAGCTTTCCTTCTGGTCCGTTGAAGATGCCGTGCAGCAAGGAGGAGTTGACGGTCGCCATGACGTCTCTGGAGGACGCCGAGTGGCCGACCGCCGTACTGCTGCCAATGCCGCAGGCACCAAGTCTTTCAACCGAATCACATACAGCGCAGACGGTAGCTGCATTCTGGCCGGTGGTAACAGCAAGTACATCTGCTTGTATGATGTTGGAACAGGCTCATTGATCAAGAAGTTTACCGTGTCCGTGAACACCTCGATCGATGGTACCCAAGAGTTCCTGAGCAGTCGTGACATGACTGAAGCTGGTCCCCGTGCTCTAATTGACGAGACCGGTGAAGCGTCTGATCACGATGATCGCGTTGATAGCACTCTTCCTGGCGCGAGGCGCGGCGATGCCGGTGCGCGCACCACACGCCCAGAAGTCCGCGTGACTTCTGTGGATTTCGCACCGACTGGACGAGCATTCTGTGCCGCCTCTACCGAAGGTCTCCTTGTTTACAGCTTGGATACTGACTTCATCTTTGATCCCTATGATCTGGACATCACAATCACACCCTCAAGCATCATTGCCACACTAGATGCTGCCAAGGCAGCCGCCAAATCCGACAGTGTGGATGAGGAGAATACCTTCCTCAAAGCTCTTATCATGGCCTTCCGATTGAACGAACAAAAGCTACTCCGTGTAGTATATGAAGCGATCCCTCCGTCAGATATTCCCCATGTGGTTCGGTCCGTGCCCTCCGTTTATTTACCTCGCCTTCTCCGATTTGTTGCACATGCTGCCGAAGAAACTCCCCATCTTGAGTTCAACCTCATGTGGATCGAATCTCTTTTCAGTAGCCATGGTCGCTACTTCAAGGATAACACAGGTTTATTCGCAACCGAGCTTCGTGCCGTTCAGCGTGCTGTCGATGACATCCGCGAAAATCTGAAGAGGTTGACAGAAAAGAACCTCTACGATCTCAACTACCTGCTCTCAAAGCCTGTTCTTGGCAACAAGAAAACTAGCACTGCTTTGTTGGCCATGGAAACCGAAGATGCCGAGATTCCTGATGATCAGATGGTCGATGCTGATGAGGGAGAGGGTGACTGGGTTGGCTTTGAATGA
- a CDS encoding Cytochrome P450 monooxygenase SirB-like, putative, translating into MFTRLIALSTSRMMAGDVLRENKEWLNVASNYAVNVGVTILLLRPVPKYLRPIVAPFFPSVRTMKKQLRFAKDLFIPMIHERRLAEQAKDPNYIKPDDFLQWMMDLGSERDEDLEPDTLAHHMLLLVTLAVTHTSTMALCHCLFDLVTKPEYIEPLRDEMSRTLPDGWYNATQEALKEQSRLDSFLRESQRFAPPGELNFHRIVKEAITLHDGLVLPAETHICFAAGPISKDAAFIKDPNAFDGFRWCHNPRDRFALTPELAKLDAMLNDVEKHASSAYFVSITSTNMHFGFGIQACPGRFFAANTLKAILSRIILDYEFKFVKDLKGKRPGNLVVGEHILPNMSTEMLFRKRPIEL; encoded by the exons ATGTTTACGCGGCTAATCGCCCTCTCGACATCTCGCATGATGGCCGGCGACGTCCTCCGCGAAAACAAAGAATGGCTCAACGTCGCAAGCAACTACGCCGTGAACGTGGGAGTCACCATTCTCCTACTACGTCCGGTCCCCAAATACCTCCGTCCCATCGTGGCGCCCTTCTTCCCCAGTGTCCGGACGATGAAGAAACAGTTGCGCTTTGCGAAAGACCTCTTTATTCCGATGATCCACGAGCGCAGACTGGCAGAGCAGGCTAAAGACCCTAATTATATCAAACCAGATGACTTCTTGCAGTGGATGATGGATCTGGGCAGCGAGAGGGATGAGGACCTCGAACCGGATACTTTAGCGCATCACATGCTGCTCTTGGTGACACTGGCTGTTACTCACACAAGTACGATGGCACTGTGCCACTGTCTCTTTGATTTAGTTACTAAACCCGAGTACATTGAGCCGCTGAGGGATGAAATGAGCCGGACTCTACCTGATGGTTGGTATAATGCGACCCAGGAAGCGCTTAAGGAGCAGTCCCGTCTTGACAGCTTCTTGCGCGAGTCCCAGCGCTTCGCTCCGCCAGGTGAAT TGAACTTCCACCGCATCGTCAAAGAAGCCATCACGCTCCACGATGGACTCGTTCTTCCAGCAGAAACACACATATGTTTCGCTGCCGGTCCGATTAGCAAAGATGCTGCCTTCATCAAAGACCCAAATGCCTTCGACGGCTTTCGCTGGTGTCACAACCCTCGGGACCGCTTTGCCCTGACTCCTGAGCTGGCAAAACTCGACGCTATGCTGAATGATGTTGAGAAACACGCGTCTTCCGCCTATTTCGTTTCCATCACCAGCACTAATATGCATTTCGGCTTCGGGATCCAGGCGTGTCCCGGTCGGTTCTTCGCGGCGAATACTTTGAAGGCGATCTTGAGTCGCATAATCCTTGACTATGAGTTTAAGTTTGTCAAGGATCTGAAGGGGAAGAGACCTGGTAATCTTGTAGTTGGAGAGCATATTCTTCCGAACAT